GAGCGGGACGGAGACCGGGACGGCGAGCGGCGCGGGCCCGAAGGGTGGGCGGTGCGGCGCGAGTACCGCTCGACCTTCCGCGACACGCTGGTGGGCTCAGAGCGGATGCTGGAGGGCGGGCTGTGGCGGCCGGGCGGCGGCGGGTCGCGGGGCGGGCGGCCGGCGGAGGTGTCGCTGGACGTCGCGATCGCGGAGGACCTGGCGGTGGGGCTGGGCGACACCATCACCTGGGACGTGCAGGGGGTGCGCATCCCCACGCGGGTGACGTCGATCCGCGAGGTGGACTGGCGGCGGCTGGAGCCCAACTTCTTCGCCGTCTTCCCCACGTCCGTCCTCGCGGGCGCGCCGCAGACGTGGGTGCTGCTGGCGCGCTCTCCCGGCGCGGCCGCGCGGGCGCGGGTGCAGCGCGACGTGGTGGCGCGCTGGTCGAACGTGGCGATCCTGGACCTCACGCAGGTGCAGGCGGCGGTGGACGAGGTGCTGGGGCGCGTGGCGGCGGTGATCCGCTTCCTGGCCGCGTTCAGCGTGGCGACGGGGTTCGTCGTGCTGCTGGGCGCGGTGCTCACCAGCCGCCTGCAGCGCATCCGCGAGAGCGTGCTGCTGCGGACGCTCGGCGCCACGCGGCGGCAGATCGGCGCCATCCTGCTCGCCGAATACCTGGCGCTGGGCCTGCTGGCGAGCCTCGCCGGCGTCCTGCTGGCCACGGCGGCCGGGTGGGCGCTGTCGAAATGGGTGTTCGAGGTGGACTTCGCCGTGCCCGTCTCGCCGCTCCTCGTCCTCGCCGCGGCGGTGACGGCGCTGGCGGGAGCGGTGGGGCTCTGGGCCAGCCGCGAGGTGTTCCGGCACACGCCGCTGGAGGCGCTGCGCGAGGAGTGAGTTGCCCCGTCGAGGGGGAGAAACGCGGGCGACCCCGGGACGGTTCGTCCCGGGGTCGCCCGCTTCATGATCCCGCGTAGTCCGGCGCGGAGCCTCGCCCGTGGAAGGCGCTTCGGTCCTTCTTACCGGGAGTCCACCCGGACGGCGGTGACGGGTGCCGGACTGAAGCGTACGAGCCATGCCGCATCCGGCGGGTCGTACCCGAGCTTCGCGGGCGTCCCGGTGACGACGGAATAGCTCGCGTCGAACTCGAACTCTCGCTCCAGCCTTTCCACGTCCGCCGTGCGCAGGAGAACCTCTTCGCCGCGGCCGACGATCAGGATCCCGTCCCTGCCACTCTCTCGGACGGCCCGCAAACCGGCCCGTTCGAGCAGCCCGCCTCTTTCCCGGCGATCCCGGAGCCGCCATTCGTAGACGACCAGGCTCCCGGGAGAAAGCGGCCCGCAGGCGAGCTCGAGGACGCCGGCGGCGGCGGACGGCCGGCACTCCAGCGGCCTGGCCATCCCCGCCAGGCGCTCCGCGGCGAGCCGGTCGGTCAGCACGTCCGCGTCCGGCAGGATGCGGACGCGATCGGGAGCGACCCCCGCGTCGGCGGGAAGGAGCGTGCGCAGGATCAGCACGGCGGCGCGTGCGACCGCGTCCTCGCCGGGGCTCGACGACGACCCGGTGCTGCCCGCCGGATACGGCGGCACGGCCCGGAGCGGCCTGCCGCGCGCGGCCCGCGCCGGACGCGCCGCGCCCGAGCTTCGCCGCCACCACCAGCACGACCGCGGCTGCACCGAGCGCGAGCAGCAGGACCTTCAGCCGCTTCTCCATGATGTCCTGCACGGATCCAACGAGGTTCAAGTCACCCGTAGTCACCCGTGGTCGGAGGAGAATCGCGCGACATCAGGGCCGATTCCCTCCCGTGGGTGCGCACAGGTGTACGTCTCATGTCACAGATCACCCACTCTGAGACGAAGCGGCTGGCTTGACGGCTCCTGTGCTCTGTCTTGACGACACCCATCCCCCTGGTCTCGGTCTCCATGCGTCGTCCCGCATTCCTCGGCCGGAGGCAAACAGAACGCCCCTCGCACTGCCCGGCGTCGACGCTGCGGTCCTGTATTCCTTATTCGCTTTCGGTCTGATCATGCATTTCGACCAACTCTCGAAAGCTCTCGAACGCAACTGGCCCATCCGAAGAATCCAGAAGTCGTTGCACGCTCTCGTCCAGCCTCCGCGTATGCTCCCACCTGATCCGATCCGGTTCAGAGAGCGAGGCAAGGTACTCTGGAGTAACCAGCTCTGCACGTCCGACATGCACGACCCATTGGATGCCCCGCTCCCGTTCCGCAGCATCGGGAAGTCGGCCATCGATACAAAACCCGTCGATGGTGATCACATACTCCGCGAACGAACGCTTGAGTGTCTCCGTATCGACCACCATCGTTTCGCCCCGTCCGATCAGCAGGATCTGCGGATGGCCGCCCGCTTCCGTCGACGCCTCGAGCTGAGCGGGTATACAGCCGCCCGCATCCCGCAGGCTGCTTCTGGCGAACTCAGCCTCCTCCTCCGATAGGGGAGCGGTCTCGATCACCAGAACGCCGCTCCGCACCTCGGGCACGCATTGGACCGGTCTCATCGCCGCCAGAACGGCAGCAGCTTCCCGATCGTTGAGCACGGCGTCATCAGGAGGCAAGATCACCCGGTCCACATCGACGGGAACGCGCCGCGGCAGCGAAGCTCGCAGGGCGAACACCGCGACGTGCGCGGCGCTCAGGTCGGACGGACTCGCTGGAATCGTGTCGATCACGGTTCACCTTCCCTGCGCGGGGTTTGCAATCCGGTCGTCGGCAAAAAAAAGTTCCCCATCCCGTTTGGCAATCGACATAGCCCCATGCGGGAATCAGGGGAGTTTCGGGCCCGCCTAACCCCACCAGCCTTCCCTGGTAAAGCGCTCTGTCCCCCACCCTGGCGGTCTGCTGCAGGTTCCAACGCACCCTCTCGAACCGGATATGGATCGGGATCGGGTAACCACGCTGAAACTCTATGTGTAACGGCCTGCTCACGAAGTTTATCGTTTGCAGATGGCAGTTGCGCCAGTCGTCCCGCTGTCGCCGGGTTGTAACCGTTCGCACACCCGGCTGAGCAAACGCATTCGCATCGCCACCCCCACCGCGGGCCACCTGGAGGATTTCCGACAAGGAATACCCACCCAACCCCCAATCCACGGGCCGGGCGGTCCCGGTGACGCCGTCGAGCCCAATGTCGCAGTACTCGTCCAGTCCCTTGGCCACTCGTTTGTGGTCCTTGTCTGTCGCACCCCCGAACTCGACGCACAGCCCGAACGGGTCCGTGGTGTTGGTCGGGCTGTTCCCCGCGTACGCGTACGGGTTGATCCCTCCTTCCAGGCCGATCGGGTCTTCGCTGACGAAGCGGGCCAGGGAGGGGTCGTACCAGCGGTTGCGGACGTAGTACAGCTGCGTGCCCGGGTCCAGCTCGCGCGCCATGTAGCGCAGCGGCTGCTGCACGCCGGCTTCTCGATTGAGGATGCAGGAACTCCCTATCGTGGCTTCGCTGCGCCGAGGGAGAAAGATGCGAGCGACCCCGGGACGATTCGTTCCGGGGTCGCCAGGTTCCTTGATACCCTGCGCGGCCTGGAGCCAGAAGCGCCGAGGCACACGCCGGTCTACGAGATCCTCACCACACGAGTGACGCCGGACGTCGGCCCGTATTCCTCAACCCATGCCGCTTCCCGAGGGTCGTACCCGAACTCCGCCGCTGGACCGGCGGCGACGGCGTAGTTCGCTGCGAAAACGAACTCCCGCTCCAGTCTCTCAAAGTCGGCCGGGCGCAATGCGACTTCTTCGCTGCGGCCGACGACCAGGATGCGCCCGTCGCTACTCTCGCGAAGCGCCCGCAGGCCGGCGGGGCCGAGCGTGCCGCCTCTCTCCTGGTGCAACTTCTGTTCATGGAGGCGCAAGGCCCTGGACGACAGCGGAGAGCAAGCAAGCTCGAGGACTCCGTCAGCCGCGGCCGGCCTGCACTTCAGCGGCTTGTCCATGCTCGCGAGGCGCGCGGCGGCGAGTTGGTCCGTCAACACTTCCGCGTCCGGAAGGATGCGGACGCGATCCGGCGAGACGCCCGCGTCGGCGGGAAGGACCGCGCGCAGGATCAGCACAGCCGTGCGCGCCACCACGTCGTCGCTGGGGGCGACGGCGAGCCGCTTCCGTCCTTCGGATGCTGCGGCCGAGCTCACGCCGGCTTCCTGCGGCCGGCCCGCGCCGGACCGGAACTGCGACGAGAGGGCTCGGACCAGTGCAACTACCCCGAGCGACAGCAGCAGGACCTTCAGCAGCGTGGCCATGAGCTCCGGCTCCTTCCTCTGGTTGGTTGAACTGTGCAGTTCCGGATGCTTCTGCAAGGAGTCGACCCGGCGGAGCGCGAGCCCGGGACGACGCGCTCAAGGCGGTGACAGTGTCACGAAGAACGGCGGCGTTGTCCACTTCACTCCCCCGGTCGTGCAGTTCACCCAGCCCCTTGCCTGGTGCGTCCCATATTCCTCGGTGTATACCTGCCCAGCGTACCAGACTTTCCGGTTGACAGACATGGTGTGGAAGCTGAAGATCTGGAGTTCCGTATCCGTCCGGTACATGTACCACTCCCCGTAAATGCCTCCGTATTCCGCAGAGATGTAGTACTTCTCCTTGCAGCCGATGAACCGCTCGGCAAGCTCGTTATCGCGAAACTGTTCGAACTCGATGTACATCTTGATTCGTTCTTGCCCGCCCCCGCCGCCACCCTCCCCGCGTCCGACCGGATTCGCCGCGAAGTACGTCCCGGAGTATGCCGTGAAGTATCCACTCCATCCCCGCCCCCCCGACCGGCTGGTCGCGGTGATCACCTCAAGCCCGATGGGACAGTACTCGTCCAGTCCCTTGTTCACTCGCGCGTGGTCCTTGTCCGTGGCACCCTTGAACACGACGCACAGGCCGAACGGGTCCGTGGCGTTGGTCGGGCTGTTCCCCGCGTACACGTACGGGTTGATCCCTCCTTCCAGGCCGATCGGGTCTTCGCTGACGAAGCGGGCCAGGGCCGGGTCGTACCAGCGGTTGCGGACGTAGTAGAGCTGCGTGCCCGGGTCCAGCTCGCGCGCCATGTAGCGCAGCGGCTGCTGCACCCCCGCCGCGTACTCGGACTCGCCCCAGGGCGCGTACTCGTACTGCGCGGCGAGCTGGTTCCCCGGGCCGATCAGCCCGGCCACGTGTCCCGGGTGCTCCATGGCGTAGTGGTAGACCACGCCCCCGGCCCCGTTCGCCCACACGCGCACGCTGTGCGGGTTGTCGACGCCCGGGTAGTAGGTGTACTCGCGCAGCACGCTCCCCGCGCCGTCCAGCTCCATCAGCAGGTCGTCGCCGTCGTACAGGTACCGGACGGTGCCCTCGGGACCGCCGCTGCGCCGGACGCGCCGACCGAAGCCGTCGTAGCCGTAGCTCACGCCCACCCCGTTCGTGGTGGCGCCCTCCAGCTCGCCCAGGCTGTTCCAGTACAGGACCTGGTTGAACTGCGCCGGGACGGTCCTGGACTTCTGCACCAGGTTGCCGTCCGCGTCGTACTGGAGCGCGTAGCCGTTGAACTGCGTCAGCCGGTTCCCGGTCTCGATCACCGCGCCGCCGTCGGTGCGGTTGCCCACCTTGTCGTAGGTGTAGCTGAGCGCGCCGAAGAACTGCGACGTCCCCGCGGGGACGCACGCGCCGTTGTCCGGGTCCATGTCCTGCCCGCCGGGACAGACCTGGTCCTGGTCGTAGAAGGCCTCGTCGCTGAACCCCAGGAGCCGCCCGAGCCGGTCGTAGCTGTACTCGCGCACCAGGTCGCCCGAGCCCTGGTAGTCGCTGTACGGGGTCAGCCGGGCGGCGACCAGCCCGTTGGCGTCGTAGCCGAAGCGGCTGTCCAGCGGGCCGTACAGCGAGAGGTGGGCGTAGTGGACGTCCGTGGGGGTGTGCAGCGACGTGTGGCCCCCGCTGATCCAGACGCCGGAGGGGAGCGTGCGCATCACCTCCAGCCCGTCCTGGTCGTGCTCGATGACGGTGCGGCCGCCCCCGAAGTCGATGAGCGTGTCCAGCTGCATGCGGGCGTTGTAGCGGAAGCCCGCCGTGTGGGCGCCGGACCAGGGCCCCGTGACGGAGAGCCCCGTGCGCAGCCCGCGGGCGTCGAAGGCGTTCTCGACGGTGTAGGTGACGCCCGCCCGGGTGGTCACCGTGCGCAGCGGCCGCCCCGCCGCGTCGAGCTCGACGCGGTCGGTGCTCTCCGGGTTCGAGGCCTGCACCCACCGGTCCGCGGGGTCGTAGCTCCAGGTGGTGGTGACGCCGCCCGCCACCCGGGAGGTCATGCGGCCCAGGGCGTCGTAGCCGAACTCCACCGCCTGGCCCCGGCGGTTGGTGACGCCGGTGCGGTTGCCCGCGCGGTCGTAGCGGTACTGGAGCACCCCGCCGCGGGGGTCCACCTCGCTCTCCACCCAGCCGAGCGCGTTGCGGTTGAACTGGTAGGCCTGCCCCCTGGGGTCGGTCACCCGCCACACGTCCACGGGGCCGTACTCGTACCTCGTGGTGTCGTTCTCCGCACCCACCGCCAGGGTCGGCCGGTTCAGCAGGTCGTAGAAGGTCCGCGTCACGTCGTTGTTCGGGGAGACGCTCACCGCCTCGCGCCCGTAGTCGTCGAAGGTGCGGGTGGCCACGCGCCGGCTGGTGGTCTCCACGCTCCCCGTGGCGACGGAGGACAGGTTCTGCCAGGTGTTCCCCGAGTAGTCGTAGAACACCCCGTGTCCCTCCGGGTCGGTCTCTGAGGCGACCCGCCCGTCGGGAGTGTAGGTGAAGGCCGTGCGGGGCGCCGTGGCCGTGCCCACGCGCGTGCTGTCCAGCCGGCCCTGCGCGCCGTAGTAGTTCCACACCTCGGTGGTGCTCCCCCAGACGTGCGTGGGCTGGTGGTACGTCGGCTCGTACGAGGCCCGCACCTCGGCGCCCGTGGTCTCGTCGCGCCGCAGGACGACGTCCTCGCCCCGGCGCGCCTCCCACACCGTGTGCCCCGAGGGAGAGACCGTGCGCACCGCGTGGCCCGCCCCGTCCCGGTCGATCACCGTCGCGCGCCCGAGCGGATCCTCGACGCGGGTGGGGTTCCCGAAGCGGTCCACCGCCACGCGCGTGGTGTTCCCCCGCGGGTCCGTGATGGTCACGCGCACCTCGTGCGGCTGCACGCGCGCGGCGGGCGCGGCCCAGGTGCCGGCGCCCGGCGCCGGGAGCACCGCCTTCTGCAGCGAGCCGTGCGCGGCGACCGGCCGGGTGACGCCCGCGTCGGTGGTGCTCACCTGCGGGGCGGTCACGCTGGCCAGGGCGCCCGTGTGGTCGTACGCCACGTCCCAGGCGGCGCCGGCCCGGTCGGCCCAGGCGGCCAGCCGCTTGTCCGAGTTCCGCACGACGGCCAGGAGCGCGCGCGTGCCCGTGGGGTCGCGGAACTCGAGGTTCTCCGACTGGCTGTCGCCGGAGTAGAAGACGCTGCTGGTGCGCCCCGCCGGGTCGGTGATGGTGGCCAGCACGTCGCAGCACGCGTAGTAGCCGAAGGTGATCACCTTCCCCGCCGGGTCGGTGATGCTGGTCACCTTCCCCGACGCGCTGTACGCGAAGGTGGTCGCGTTGCCGAAGCGGTCCTCCACCTTCCAGAGCTTCCCGTCGCCGTGGAAGACCGCGGTGGAGCCGTCGAGCCAGCGGCGCCGGAAGTGGGTCCCGTCGAAGCCGAGCGTGCTGGTCTCGCCGGCGGGCGAGGCGTAGCCCGCGCCGCTGCTCGCGAAGAACACCGCGGAGCCGTCGCCGTTGGTCGCCAGGATCCCGTCCGCCTGCGCGTACAGCCGCTGCAGGCCCGGGATGCTCCACCCCGCCCCGTAGGGACCCCACCTCTCGTTGATGATGATCACCCGGGTGCCGACCGCGGTCTCCGTGAAGGTGCCGTCGCCCCGGTAGACGCGGACCACCGCCGTGTAGAGGTAGGCGCCCGTGGGAGTGAAGGTGGCGTCCCACTGCGCGGCCACCCGGTTCGCCCCGCCGCCGGCCGCGTAGAACACCTCGTCGGTTACCCAGGCGCCGCCGGGGTCCTTCACCCGGATCGACACCTTCGCGGGCGGCGACGGCGAGTTGTCGACCACGTCGAGCTGCACGAAGCCCCGTGGGGCGGCCTGCCCGCTGGCGTAGAAGAGCGTCACCGACCGGGGCACGTCCCTGCTCACGTACGCCGGGGTGGTGTAGGCCGCCGTCGCGCTCCCCTGCGCCACGTTCCTCACCGCGCCGGAGTGGCCCGCGGGGGTGACGAGCGTGGTCACGCGGGCGCAGTCCCACGCGGTGACCGGGTCGCCGGGGACCGCGTGCTCCCCGAAGCGGTCCGCGTACTCCTGGCTGCCGAGGAAGCCGTCGATCACCGCGTCCCACCCCGCGGACTGCCCGTAGCTCACCCACCCCGAGGCGCCGGGGTCCGGCTCGCGCGCCAGCAGGTGCCGGTACAGGTTGGCGACGATGGTGGGGCCGTCGTACGGGGTGATGTAGCTGACCCGGTACTCTTCGCTGTGCGCGAGTGCGGAGACGAGCTGCTTCACCGTCATCCCGTTCTGCAGCTGCGCCCCCCAGTAACCGATGGCCGAGGCGTCCGCCCCCCGCTCCATGACCTGCGGGTACACGGCCGCGACGACCTGCTGGTAGGTCGGGCTGCAGCTCTGGGCGGCGGCCCGTTCGGCGGCCGCCCCGGCGAGCAGGAGCGCAGCCAGGCACCACCTGACGGCTGTGGACATACGGGAACTCCAGACATGCGGTAGAGAGAAGACCAGGAGGGTTTGACAGCATATTTAAGGACACTTCGTCCACTAGCAAGGCTCTCCCTGCGGAGAGGGAATCCCGGGTGCACCCGGGGGCGCTCGCAATTCGCCCCGTGCTGGATGTATGGACAAATTGCGGACTTGGCCGGATGGATGGACCCGGCCTCGGGCGGACTGCCACGTGTCCGCTCAGATCCCGTGCCTGGCTTCCGGGAATGCTACAGGCCGTTTGGGGACAATGGTCGCAAGACCGCGGTCCATGCCAACGCGCACCCGGTTTGTGAGCGAAGGCCGGCCGACGCTATACTCCGCGCGTCCCGCCGCCGGAGCTCCGGCGGCTCGCGTACTTCGACGGAGGACCGTCGCATGGGAAAGACGCTTCCCTCCATCACCGACGAGCTGGCGGAGTTCATCCGCGCGCAACCGGTGTTCTTCGTGGCCACGGCGCCGCTGGCGGAAGACGGGCACGTGAACCTCTCGCCCAAGGGGCTGGACAGCTTCCGCGTGCTGTCGCCGCACCGGGTCGCCTACCTGGACCTGACGGGGAGCGGGAACGAGACCTCGGCGCACCTGGCCGAGAACGGCCGCGTCACCTTCATGTTCTGCGCGTTCCAGGGGGCCCCGCGCATCCTGCGCCTCTTCGGCCGCGGCCGCGCGGTGCTGCCGGGCGACGGGGAGTGGGACCAGCTCCGGCCGCTCTTCCCCGACTTCCCCGGCGTGCGGCAGATCGTGGCGGCGGACGTCACGCGGGTGCAGACGTCGTGCGGCTTCGGCGTGCCGCGGATGGACTTCGCCGCCGAGCGCGACCAGCTGCCGCGCTGGGCGGAGAGGAAAGGCGAGGACGGGATCGCCGTCTACCAGCGCGAGAAGAACGCGGCGAGCATCGACGGGCTGCCGACGCCGCTGGGGATGCGCCTGGCGGAGCCGGTGAATCAAACCGGCGGCCGGTGACGTAGCACCTGCCGCGGAGAGCGCCGCCGGAGCGCTCCCGCATCAGACTCGTGATCCGGACGACAAACCGAGAGGTGATCGATGACGCGCTTCCCCGCCATTCCGTTCCGCATGGGAGCGCCGTTCCTCGCGAGAGGGGCGGCGGGGCGGGCGCATTCCCGGGCTTGAGTCCCGGGAAGTCAGGCGATCCCGGACCCCGGCCGCTCCCCGCGAGCGGCCGGGGTCCTTCGTTTTCCCCCAGAGGAGTTCATGTGCGAGCGATTCGAATGGGAGCTGCGAGCCTTCGCCGACCCGCACGGGCGCGAGGGCGTGGTGAGGCTGTACGAGCCGCGCGACCACGGGCCGCTGCTGGCGATGTACGCCGCGCTGGGCGCGGACGACGGCCGGGCGGGGCGCGGCGAGGCGGCGCGGTGCGCGTGGATGGCGCGGCTGGCGGGGCGCGGGATCAACGCGGTGGGCTCGCTGGGCGGGGCGCTGGCGGGGCACGCGGTGCTGCTGCCGGACGGGAGGCACGACTGCGAGATCGCGGTCTTCGTCCACCCGGACTTCCGCCGCCTGGGGCTCGGCGCCGAGCTGGTGCGCGGCGTGCTGGGCTTCGCGGCGGAGTGCGGCTTCCGCCGGGTGTGGTCGGCCGCCGACACGGAAAACGAGGCCGCGGCGCGCCTGGCCGGCCGCACGGGGTTCGCGCCGCGGGCGGACGGGCGCTGGTGGACGGACCTGGAGCCGCTACCCCTCTACGCGAGGCCGCTGGTGGCGCGGGCTCGCTGAACGCGCGCCGGGCGTGCATCTTGTCGGGCGACTGAAAGTGCCCAGTGCCCAGTGCCCAGTGCCCAGTAACAGCAGTGTTACTCTCGCACTTTCGCACTTTCGCACTCTCGCACTTTCGCCCGTTGTTCCTGGGCCCTGGGGACTGGGCACTGGGCACTCCTCCCCTTCCCTCCACGCCGCCCGATGACGACCCGCCCGATGACGACCCGCCCGAACCCCGACCCCGCCGCCGCGACCATCGAGCGCGCCTTCGACCGCCAGCGCGAGGAGCTGGGGATCCGCCGCGGCTTCCCGCCCGAGGTGGAGGCGGAGGCGCGCGAGGCGGCCGCGCGCGACCCCGCCGCCGACGCCTCGCGGGCGGACCGCACCGCCATCCCCTTCGTCACCATCGACCCGCCGGGGAGCCGCGACCTGGACCAGGCGCTCTGCATCCAGCGCAGCGGCGAGGGCTTCCGCCTCTGGTACGCCATCGCCGACGTGGGCTTCTTCGTGGACCGCGGCGGGGCGGTCGAGCGCGAGGCGTGGCTGCGCGGCGAGACCTTCTATGCCCCCGACTGCAAGGAGC
This region of Longimicrobium sp. genomic DNA includes:
- a CDS encoding RHS repeat-associated core domain-containing protein, with the translated sequence MSTAVRWCLAALLLAGAAAERAAAQSCSPTYQQVVAAVYPQVMERGADASAIGYWGAQLQNGMTVKQLVSALAHSEEYRVSYITPYDGPTIVANLYRHLLAREPDPGASGWVSYGQSAGWDAVIDGFLGSQEYADRFGEHAVPGDPVTAWDCARVTTLVTPAGHSGAVRNVAQGSATAAYTTPAYVSRDVPRSVTLFYASGQAAPRGFVQLDVVDNSPSPPAKVSIRVKDPGGAWVTDEVFYAAGGGANRVAAQWDATFTPTGAYLYTAVVRVYRGDGTFTETAVGTRVIIINERWGPYGAGWSIPGLQRLYAQADGILATNGDGSAVFFASSGAGYASPAGETSTLGFDGTHFRRRWLDGSTAVFHGDGKLWKVEDRFGNATTFAYSASGKVTSITDPAGKVITFGYYACCDVLATITDPAGRTSSVFYSGDSQSENLEFRDPTGTRALLAVVRNSDKRLAAWADRAGAAWDVAYDHTGALASVTAPQVSTTDAGVTRPVAAHGSLQKAVLPAPGAGTWAAPAARVQPHEVRVTITDPRGNTTRVAVDRFGNPTRVEDPLGRATVIDRDGAGHAVRTVSPSGHTVWEARRGEDVVLRRDETTGAEVRASYEPTYHQPTHVWGSTTEVWNYYGAQGRLDSTRVGTATAPRTAFTYTPDGRVASETDPEGHGVFYDYSGNTWQNLSSVATGSVETTSRRVATRTFDDYGREAVSVSPNNDVTRTFYDLLNRPTLAVGAENDTTRYEYGPVDVWRVTDPRGQAYQFNRNALGWVESEVDPRGGVLQYRYDRAGNRTGVTNRRGQAVEFGYDALGRMTSRVAGGVTTTWSYDPADRWVQASNPESTDRVELDAAGRPLRTVTTRAGVTYTVENAFDARGLRTGLSVTGPWSGAHTAGFRYNARMQLDTLIDFGGGRTVIEHDQDGLEVMRTLPSGVWISGGHTSLHTPTDVHYAHLSLYGPLDSRFGYDANGLVAARLTPYSDYQGSGDLVREYSYDRLGRLLGFSDEAFYDQDQVCPGGQDMDPDNGACVPAGTSQFFGALSYTYDKVGNRTDGGAVIETGNRLTQFNGYALQYDADGNLVQKSRTVPAQFNQVLYWNSLGELEGATTNGVGVSYGYDGFGRRVRRSGGPEGTVRYLYDGDDLLMELDGAGSVLREYTYYPGVDNPHSVRVWANGAGGVVYHYAMEHPGHVAGLIGPGNQLAAQYEYAPWGESEYAAGVQQPLRYMARELDPGTQLYYVRNRWYDPALARFVSEDPIGLEGGINPYVYAGNSPTNATDPFGLCVVFKGATDKDHARVNKGLDEYCPIGLEVITATSRSGGRGWSGYFTAYSGTYFAANPVGRGEGGGGGGQERIKMYIEFEQFRDNELAERFIGCKEKYYISAEYGGIYGEWYMYRTDTELQIFSFHTMSVNRKVWYAGQVYTEEYGTHQARGWVNCTTGGVKWTTPPFFVTLSPP
- a CDS encoding pyridoxamine 5'-phosphate oxidase family protein, translated to MGKTLPSITDELAEFIRAQPVFFVATAPLAEDGHVNLSPKGLDSFRVLSPHRVAYLDLTGSGNETSAHLAENGRVTFMFCAFQGAPRILRLFGRGRAVLPGDGEWDQLRPLFPDFPGVRQIVAADVTRVQTSCGFGVPRMDFAAERDQLPRWAERKGEDGIAVYQREKNAASIDGLPTPLGMRLAEPVNQTGGR
- a CDS encoding GNAT family N-acetyltransferase — protein: MCERFEWELRAFADPHGREGVVRLYEPRDHGPLLAMYAALGADDGRAGRGEAARCAWMARLAGRGINAVGSLGGALAGHAVLLPDGRHDCEIAVFVHPDFRRLGLGAELVRGVLGFAAECGFRRVWSAADTENEAAARLAGRTGFAPRADGRWWTDLEPLPLYARPLVARAR